The sequence GGCTTCGCCCCGGCCGGGGAGGACGGCCGGGACGGAAGGGAATAGCTGGCGACTTCGGTCGCCCTGTTTGCCTCACGGGAGGCTGGCGCTACGGCGCCATCAAAGCTGGACAGGTTTTGCATGGCCAGATATAAGCATAACTCAAAAATAGATGCAAGCCATTCTTTCATAGACGAGAGCCGCTTTCATCGCTCACATGGGCGCCATGGCCAAAACGGAACTGTCGATCAAGGTCGGGGCGGCGATACGCCAGGCGCGCAAGCAGCGCGGCCTGGTCATGCGCCACATTGCCGAGCACAACGACACCGATGTCGCTGCCGTCGGCAATTGGGAAACCGGGCGCAATTTGCCCAAGACCGAGAACCTGTTGAAGACCGCCGCCTTCTTGCGCGTCGACCCGGTCGCGCTGGGCAAAGGCGAGGTCGTCTTCCTCGACGATGCCGGCCCGGTGGCCGATGCCGAGATCGTCACCGATGCCGGCCCGATGCCCGCCGGCTCAATGGATATCGAGGTGCTGGGTGCCGCGGTCGGCGGCGACGACGGCGACTTCACCTTCAACGGCGAACCCGCCGGCTACGTCCAGCGCCCGCCTGGCGTGCGCAACCTGCCGAAAGTCTTCGCGCTGCATGTGCTGAGCGACTCCATGGTGCCGCGCTACGAACCCGGCGACCTGATCTATTGCGGCG is a genomic window of Mesorhizobium huakuii containing:
- a CDS encoding XRE family transcriptional regulator, whose protein sequence is MGAMAKTELSIKVGAAIRQARKQRGLVMRHIAEHNDTDVAAVGNWETGRNLPKTENLLKTAAFLRVDPVALGKGEVVFLDDAGPVADAEIVTDAGPMPAGSMDIEVLGAAVGGDDGDFTFNGEPAGYVQRPPGVRNLPKVFALHVLSDSMVPRYEPGDLIYCGGRDAVPGDHVVIETFPEENEKNGKAFVKKLVKRTAGELVVEQYNPPKTLTFNRYAIKHVWRVIPLKELLGY